TGCGTCCGTATTGGCGTGCGTCTTTCTATGTGTATCCGCACGTAAACCAGACGCGAAGCTTGTATTCTTTTTTGTTGTGGCCTCGGTTTGACTttcgagagcggcgcgtccaGCTCGCATGCGATAGGGTGAGCgtttctgcggctgctgtgttttttttttccgtcAGGATAAGCACTTGGATagctccttcgtctcctccctgTATACCCTCTCCCCGACGATCggcagctgcctcgtcgGAGTCTTTCCTGACTGCCGCAGcatcgccttccgcgcgcggcaagaAGCAGGtgtgtcgcggcgccgcattAGCGTCTTCTCAGCTGTTTCTGCCCGGCTTGAGGTTTCTTGGATGTCCTCCATGCACCGATGCCTCCTCCGTGAAGCGCACACAGAGCCTTCATCAGTCTCTTATAGGGAGTATAGACTCCCTAGATCGATTGCTGATTTAAATCTTGGAGGTCGTTGTGTACGAAATCTAGTTCTCTTGTGTTTTTCATGGCCGTCGTGGTGAGTGCATCAGCAGAACGGAACTGAGAGCATACCTGTTGCGGATAAAGACTCGCGTGCTTCGGTCCACTCCTGGCGGATTTATGCTGTCTTTGCGCGGGCGTGTGGCGCTTGAGCGCGAGAAGGGGAGCGTTGTGAAAAGAaccctctgcggccgccggagtGGAGGCATTCGGCGTCGCACACAACGGCACGTAGGCGTGCGCATATGCGCACCCGCATGGAAATGAGGACGCTAGCCATGCGTCTGCGAGTGTGACTTGGCTAGGAAgaggttttttttttttcttggtTAGGCGAGTTCGCGTACAAGAACGGCTACGACATGCCGGTCTACGCGTTGGCGAAGCGCGTTGCGGACATCAACCAGGTCTACACGCAGTTCGCGTACAtgcgcctgcatgcatgcagtaAGTCACGCCACGAAACTCTACCACGCGGAGATATGAAACATGAGGCATACGTCGCATGATGTGCCCATGTGCGAGAGCTACACCTCGACACGCTGTTCTTTGAAACCGCGATTCCAGACGAGGGGCGGACGTGGAGGAGGGCCAGGCGAGGCCTTCCGCGTTCGACGGTGCGCAGGGAGCGCCGCGCTAGCGAAGAAGGTGGTGCCTCAGAATCGCCTCTACAGAGCCGGTGCCTCTGTCCACGAGGGAAACGTCTTTTGGCGGGCACACATACCAACGCGCCAGCCGTGCGCACATGTGCTTGCATGAATACATGTTTATGTATGTAGATAGGctcatatgtatgtatatatatatatatatatatatatatatatatgcgtatatatatctgtgtatATGGATGTATATTTGTGCATGTATGCGTATATGTTGATGTGTTAATGTATACAATTTTACGTATGGATacccatatatatgtgtggaTGTGAGTACGTGCCAGCAAGAGAGGGAGTTGCTCCCCCTTTCGTGTGCGCGCCAGGCTTTTGTGATTAGCAGACGAATGGCGGAGTTGTATTTTGAGCGATTTTTTGGTGCAGCGGGAATCATGATTTCgtacgacgaggaggccggtCCGTCGATCTACAAATTCGATCCTGCAGGTTTCTTCGCAGGCTACAAGGTGAGCCGTGCGCGAGAtgcctgccgcagcgaggTTCCTTCAGGCGGCACGACGCCGAATTCGTGTCTTTCTCCGATGTCAAGGCTGCAGCGAGCCCTCGAAGGCTGATTGGCCGGCGTTCTACCTTCTTTTATGCGactttcttctctgtcgcaAAATTTTGTCTTCAGGCATGCGCAGCTGGCACCAAGGAACAGGTACGATCCCCCCTCCCTTGAACTGCGAAAAGTGCGACTTGTCTTTAGTGCACAGAGACGGGTCTTTTTTCCCGCTTCTCTGTCGCGGGCTTCAGTGCGCCCTCCTGAGCACCGGCGCTGgagctgcgaggccgccctTCGACTGCGCAGGCCGCTTTCACTGCATCCAAGCGTAATACCCATGTGTATCCAGATGTGCGTGTATCTCTCcacatgtatacatagatatatgtcTGTCTGAGTTGAAGTATTTCGCGCGATTCCTGCAGATTTACGAGGCGTCCAGGCGTGGGGTGAGGGCGGGACCGGAGGAGGCGTGGGGTGAGGGTGGGaccgaaggaggcgcgggaaaGGCTGTCATTTTTTCTTGCGGGAGTGACATTTCCATGGCTTCGCGAGGAGAGTCAGTGTCGCCTTTTGCAGTGCGACGAGTGGCTGCCTTCTGTGGATCTGTCTTCAACCTGCCTTgggccgtcgcgcgcgaggttGATCCCGGGTGCGTCGATGGCTTTTTGCTGGCTTCAGGAGGCGACGAATATCTTGGAGAAGATGGTTAAGAAGCGCCCGCGGACGACCGCGAA
This DNA window, taken from Besnoitia besnoiti strain Bb-Ger1 chromosome III, whole genome shotgun sequence, encodes the following:
- a CDS encoding putative proteasome subunit alpha1 (encoded by transcript BESB_046000); the protein is MAGRSTQAMYDRHITIFSPDGNLYQVEYAMKAVRNCSLTCVAVKGDDSACVVVQRKVAAQQLSQDKHLDSSFVSSLYTLSPTIGSCLVGVFPDCRSIAFRARQEAGEFAYKNGYDMPVYALAKRVADINQVYTQFAYMRLHACTGIMISYDEEAGPSIYKFDPAGFFAGYKACAAGTKEQEATNILEKMVKKRPRTTAKEVIETAISAMQQVLAMDFKASDVEVGVVTKEYPAFRILSEQEVEDHLTSIAERE